A single genomic interval of Dehalogenimonas sp. THU2 harbors:
- a CDS encoding SMC family ATPase, with protein MIPVRLKLKNFLPYRGDIPAFSFEGIHLACISGDNGSGKTSLIDAITWALWGKSRLRSKSTSDDDLITQGEYETSVAFDFRAGDGQIYRVERKRTKPKRAGGAGQSVLNLFLESEEGFKSLSGNTIGETGDKIKKILHLDYETFINSAYLKQGQADHFTELRPGDRKEVLANILGLDIYDELSEKAKNLANEAAAAKNMHAASIELERRQLEEHPQLTVALKTAQHDLSAAETALLEKRTALDKLRQVRQLIESREQALRQLEASFREIERDLETRKLDRIETEKRIALHRAVLDGRVAVEEGYSRYLAARQRNDEYNRRSTELRRLETRRQALEKIITDSLHKLESTRDRYQSVYDELSTKASGLGKLKLALDEMRLEIEKLAVRERQAETEIKTLHNLKVQIASLDAEKVGQVRRLTEIAERSGLLASAGEAVCPVCEAELREDRLKIVQAKYEADRVAAQARLNDLAAARSDKLNELTALERHLAQENAIKADRARLTAQEARVLKDTEEAEAAARRLPEGAKQIGAITGQIERAGFCPEEHAALKTLDEEIRLLDYDASAHELTAAEVKELEIFDRRQGELAEADKLLAGEVASLKKVFTAITDLEQRLEKRAADVAEQQQALARMPRVDAGELVSLEAGINTLASAAGAASEQVGRLKQRLQDLDDLEKAISEKALELKRYAADESIYKELQLAFGRNGIQAILIENAIPEMEEEANRLLARMTDNRMSLKIEPMRTSKKGDMIETFDIMIADELGTRDYDLFSGGEAFRINFALRLALSRLLARRAGAPLRTLIIDEGFGTQDVAGIDKLKDAIGSIQDQFDCILVITHIEEFKDAFPARIEVFKTPDGSNIRVSYN; from the coding sequence ATGATTCCAGTTCGCCTTAAACTTAAGAATTTTCTGCCTTACCGAGGCGACATACCCGCCTTTTCTTTCGAGGGCATCCATCTCGCCTGTATATCCGGTGACAATGGCTCCGGTAAGACTTCGCTCATCGACGCCATCACCTGGGCGCTCTGGGGTAAGTCCCGTCTCAGGAGCAAGTCAACTTCGGATGATGACTTGATCACCCAGGGCGAGTATGAAACTTCGGTCGCTTTCGATTTCCGGGCCGGAGACGGACAGATTTACCGTGTGGAACGGAAACGTACAAAACCCAAGCGAGCAGGAGGCGCCGGGCAGAGCGTTCTCAACCTATTCTTGGAGTCCGAAGAAGGTTTCAAGAGCCTTTCAGGCAACACCATCGGCGAGACCGGGGATAAGATCAAGAAGATCCTACATCTGGATTATGAGACTTTCATCAACAGCGCCTACCTTAAACAGGGTCAGGCCGACCATTTCACCGAACTCCGGCCCGGAGATCGTAAAGAAGTACTGGCTAATATCCTCGGGTTGGACATATATGACGAGCTTTCTGAAAAAGCTAAGAATCTGGCCAACGAAGCTGCCGCTGCCAAAAACATGCACGCTGCCAGCATCGAGTTGGAAAGGCGGCAACTGGAAGAACACCCGCAGTTAACGGTGGCTTTAAAAACCGCGCAACACGACCTTTCCGCCGCTGAAACAGCCCTGTTGGAAAAACGGACGGCGCTGGACAAACTGCGTCAAGTCCGGCAACTAATCGAATCCCGGGAGCAGGCATTGCGTCAACTGGAGGCGTCATTCCGGGAGATCGAACGAGACCTCGAAACCAGGAAGTTAGATCGAATCGAGACCGAAAAACGTATCGCATTGCATCGGGCTGTTCTGGATGGCCGAGTGGCCGTCGAGGAAGGCTATAGCCGTTACCTGGCCGCCCGGCAGCGGAACGACGAGTATAACCGGAGATCGACCGAATTACGCCGGTTGGAAACACGTCGCCAGGCACTGGAAAAGATCATAACCGACTCTCTTCATAAGCTGGAGAGCACGCGAGACAGATATCAAAGCGTTTACGACGAGTTATCCACCAAAGCATCCGGTTTGGGTAAACTGAAACTTGCCCTCGATGAGATGAGGTTGGAGATCGAAAAACTGGCCGTCAGGGAGCGACAGGCCGAAACCGAGATCAAAACCCTCCACAATCTTAAAGTTCAAATCGCTTCTCTCGATGCCGAGAAAGTTGGCCAGGTGCGGCGCCTTACGGAAATCGCCGAAAGATCCGGTTTACTGGCCTCGGCCGGCGAGGCAGTTTGCCCGGTGTGTGAGGCTGAACTTCGGGAAGACCGGCTGAAAATAGTACAGGCCAAATATGAGGCTGACCGGGTAGCCGCTCAGGCACGCCTCAACGATTTGGCGGCGGCCAGGTCCGACAAACTTAACGAACTGACCGCCTTGGAGCGTCATCTGGCGCAGGAAAATGCCATCAAGGCCGACCGCGCCCGGCTCACCGCGCAGGAAGCTCGCGTTTTAAAAGACACCGAGGAAGCCGAAGCCGCCGCCAGACGGCTGCCTGAAGGCGCGAAACAGATCGGCGCTATCACCGGACAGATCGAACGCGCTGGGTTTTGTCCGGAAGAACATGCCGCTCTTAAAACTCTTGATGAAGAGATAAGACTGCTGGACTACGACGCTTCGGCGCACGAACTGACGGCGGCCGAGGTTAAAGAACTGGAGATTTTCGACCGGCGCCAGGGGGAACTCGCGGAAGCGGATAAACTGCTGGCTGGCGAAGTTGCCTCCCTCAAAAAAGTATTCACAGCGATCACTGATCTGGAACAGCGACTCGAAAAACGTGCCGCAGACGTTGCAGAGCAGCAGCAGGCGTTAGCCCGGATGCCGCGTGTCGATGCCGGTGAACTGGTCTCCTTGGAAGCCGGGATAAACACCCTGGCCTCTGCCGCCGGCGCCGCGTCCGAACAAGTCGGCCGCTTGAAACAGCGTCTGCAGGACCTCGACGATCTGGAAAAGGCTATCTCTGAAAAAGCGCTAGAATTGAAACGGTATGCCGCCGACGAAAGCATCTACAAGGAATTGCAGCTTGCTTTCGGCAGGAATGGCATCCAGGCGATCCTCATCGAGAACGCCATCCCGGAGATGGAGGAAGAGGCCAACCGGTTGCTGGCCCGGATGACCGACAACCGCATGAGTCTTAAAATTGAGCCGATGCGGACTTCCAAAAAAGGCGATATGATCGAGACCTTCGACATCATGATCGCCGATGAGCTTGGCACCCGTGACTACGATCTCTTCAGCGGCGGCGAAGCCTTCCGCATTAACTTCGCGCTTAGATTGGCGCTGTCCCGCCTCCTGGCCCGGCGCGCCGGCGCTCCCTTACGGACGCTCATCATCGACGAGGGTTTCGGCACCCAGGATGTAGCCGGGATCGATAAGCTGAAAGATGCCATCGGCAGCATACAGGATCAGTTCGACTGCATCCTGGTGATCACCCACATCGAGGAGTTCAAAGACGCCTTCCCCGCCCGCATCGAGGTGTTCAAGACTCCGGACGGCAGCAATATCAGGGTAAGTTATAACTAG
- a CDS encoding FAD-binding oxidoreductase, with the protein MWQFETEFSEIIPRVPGVKSFRFPISPEKAPFEPGQYFFLTIKVNGSEVLHHFTISSCPTDTEYLEFTKRITEHDYSQALDAMKPGDWARIQGPSGSFTMPEGKQPLAFLTGGIGITPARSILRYACTKKLDRDIVLLYSNDRNDNIIFRDELDEISAAIPGIRIEHILSEPPQSWKGRTGLINKNLIIDAIPDYKERAFFISGPPRMVMSLQEQLSALRIPQDRVIRDSFTGYD; encoded by the coding sequence ATGTGGCAGTTTGAAACCGAATTTTCAGAGATAATCCCCCGCGTCCCAGGTGTGAAATCATTCCGTTTCCCGATTTCCCCGGAAAAGGCACCTTTTGAGCCGGGACAGTATTTTTTCCTGACCATCAAGGTCAATGGATCTGAGGTGTTGCATCATTTCACAATATCCAGTTGCCCCACCGACACTGAGTATCTTGAATTCACCAAGCGCATCACTGAACATGACTATTCACAGGCGTTAGACGCGATGAAACCGGGTGACTGGGCCAGGATCCAGGGACCATCCGGCAGTTTTACCATGCCTGAAGGCAAGCAGCCGCTGGCTTTCCTCACCGGTGGTATAGGCATCACCCCCGCCAGGAGTATTCTTCGTTACGCCTGCACCAAGAAGCTGGACCGGGATATCGTGCTGCTTTACAGCAACGATCGTAATGATAATATCATCTTTCGTGACGAACTCGATGAGATATCCGCCGCCATACCCGGGATACGAATCGAACATATTCTGTCGGAACCGCCACAGAGTTGGAAAGGCCGGACTGGGCTCATAAATAAAAACCTGATTATCGATGCCATCCCGGATTATAAGGAGCGTGCTTTCTTTATATCTGGACCGCCGCGCATGGTCATGTCGCTTCAGGAACAATTATCGGCGCTCAGAATACCCCAGGACCGCGTGATCCGCGACTCTTTCACCGGATATGATTAA
- the gnd gene encoding phosphogluconate dehydrogenase (NAD(+)-dependent, decarboxylating): MDIGMIGLGKMGSNISRRLLGAGHRVVVYDTSPETVSALAGEGAAGALSLFDLCSQLPQPRAIWVMVPAGAPTESTINTLSGILSAGDVVIDGGNSNYNDTVRRSKVLASRGIALLDAGTSGGIWGLKEGYCLMVGGEKAAFEAVEPLFKSLAPSPEHGYAHVGPSGSGHFVKMVHNGIEYGLMQAYAEGFELLKVKKDFALDIAQISELWRYGSVVRSWLLDLAASALAENPDLTGIESWVADSGEGRWTAAEGIDLGVPLPVITAALQARYRSRQEHPFSGKLLAALRGQFGGHEVRTTEE; this comes from the coding sequence ATGGACATAGGTATGATTGGTCTTGGCAAGATGGGCAGCAATATCTCACGGCGGTTACTAGGCGCTGGCCATCGGGTGGTAGTTTACGACACCTCTCCGGAAACAGTGTCCGCTCTCGCTGGAGAAGGGGCTGCCGGCGCATTATCGCTTTTTGACCTGTGCTCCCAACTGCCTCAGCCCCGCGCCATCTGGGTCATGGTACCCGCCGGGGCGCCGACCGAAAGCACCATCAATACCCTTTCCGGTATTCTTTCGGCGGGCGATGTTGTTATCGACGGCGGAAATTCCAACTATAACGACACCGTTCGCCGTTCCAAGGTCCTGGCATCGCGCGGCATCGCACTTCTCGACGCCGGGACCAGCGGCGGCATCTGGGGCCTTAAAGAAGGCTACTGCCTCATGGTCGGCGGCGAGAAAGCGGCCTTCGAGGCCGTCGAACCGTTATTCAAATCCCTGGCACCGTCCCCTGAGCACGGCTATGCCCACGTGGGGCCCAGCGGGTCCGGCCATTTCGTCAAGATGGTGCATAATGGAATCGAATACGGTCTGATGCAGGCATATGCCGAAGGCTTCGAATTATTAAAGGTAAAAAAAGATTTCGCGCTGGATATCGCCCAGATCTCCGAGCTCTGGCGTTATGGCAGCGTGGTACGTTCCTGGTTGCTGGACCTAGCAGCTTCGGCGCTTGCTGAGAATCCTGATTTAACTGGCATCGAATCCTGGGTCGCAGATTCCGGCGAAGGCAGGTGGACGGCTGCCGAGGGCATTGACCTCGGTGTTCCTTTGCCGGTGATCACCGCTGCCCTGCAAGCCCGTTATCGTTCCCGGCAGGAACACCCATTTTCCGGCAAATTGCTGGCAGCTTTGCGCGGGCAATTCGGCGGTCATGAAGTGAGAACTACCGAAGAATAG
- a CDS encoding glycoside hydrolase family 15 protein gives MTEILSGRSAFGHPGLPPNWTEGAKDGVGTAYNSVSRIWFTIAAGIITEIYYPTVDRPQVRDLQLLLTDGETFFHGERSQLFTEIKTLSPHSLGYRVTNSDFDGRYSIDKEIIADPSTACILQKTRLSGAPELLGRLNIYVQCAPHLGVSGWGNNGHVVESAGRTLLAAEKDGLWLILGATVPFRKLSCGYSGVSDGWTDIKENLEMDWEFTEAPDGNIALTGELDWTEAQEFTIGLALGDSLQNAITNLFHALAVPFESRCQQYEAEWENRGRTVMPLESHSSDGGDLYRASASLLAAHEDKTYPGAFIASLYIPWGETRGDSELGGYHLVWTRDMVNSVSGLLAAGDTEAARRALIYLAAAQQPDGGFPQNFWLDGRPYWQGIQLDQVAFPVILAWKLQRLGVDSNFDDYEMVMRAAAYLVRHGPATGQDRWEEVSGYSPSTLAVNIAALICATSYARRRGDEATAAFLEDYADFLECHLEIWTVTDQGTLLEDLPRHYVRINPVSTSDSTPEEDLDGGIVTLHNCPPGSPTDFPARDIVDAGFLELVRYGIRRPADPLIESSLKVVDSVLRVETPFGPVWRRYNHDGYGQRAAGEAYQGWGIGRAWPLLTGERAHYELAAGRDITPYIKALEGFSSYTGLLPEQVWDEADNPEAGMFLGRPTGAAMPLMWAHAEYIKLLRSVADDSIFDLIPEVAERYIGPAAVKRQLEIWKPNRQARRIAAGNRLRVQASASFKLTWTSDEWQTVQTAEAAGTRLGIFYVDLIALEGQKVPFRFTFYWTSDDRWEGIDYEVAVV, from the coding sequence ATGACTGAGATTCTTAGCGGTCGTTCTGCTTTCGGACATCCAGGCTTGCCGCCTAACTGGACCGAAGGAGCTAAGGACGGCGTCGGCACTGCTTACAATTCTGTTAGTCGGATCTGGTTCACCATCGCCGCCGGTATCATCACCGAGATATATTATCCGACAGTTGACCGGCCGCAGGTACGCGACCTGCAACTGCTCCTGACCGACGGAGAAACGTTTTTCCATGGTGAGCGGTCTCAGCTGTTCACCGAGATTAAAACACTCTCGCCTCATAGCCTGGGCTATCGCGTTACCAACTCTGATTTCGACGGCCGTTACTCGATTGACAAAGAGATAATCGCAGACCCCTCTACCGCCTGCATCCTGCAGAAAACCAGGCTTTCGGGAGCGCCCGAACTGTTGGGCCGATTGAATATTTATGTCCAGTGCGCCCCACACCTCGGCGTCAGCGGCTGGGGCAACAACGGGCATGTCGTGGAATCAGCGGGAAGAACCCTCCTGGCGGCAGAGAAAGATGGGCTATGGCTAATCCTGGGCGCCACCGTACCATTCAGGAAACTGTCTTGCGGTTACTCCGGAGTGAGCGACGGCTGGACCGATATTAAAGAAAACCTCGAAATGGATTGGGAATTCACTGAAGCTCCGGACGGCAATATCGCTCTTACCGGGGAGTTGGACTGGACCGAGGCTCAGGAATTCACCATCGGGTTGGCACTGGGAGACAGCCTGCAGAATGCCATTACCAATCTTTTTCATGCATTGGCGGTACCCTTCGAATCCCGGTGCCAACAGTATGAGGCTGAATGGGAAAACCGCGGCCGGACGGTTATGCCGCTGGAAAGTCATTCCTCTGACGGCGGAGACCTCTATCGGGCTAGCGCCAGCCTTCTGGCTGCTCATGAAGACAAAACCTACCCCGGCGCGTTCATTGCGTCGCTCTATATCCCGTGGGGCGAAACACGCGGGGACAGCGAACTGGGCGGCTACCACCTCGTGTGGACGCGGGACATGGTTAACAGCGTAAGCGGTCTACTGGCCGCCGGGGATACCGAGGCAGCACGCCGTGCTCTGATTTACCTGGCCGCGGCGCAACAACCGGACGGCGGTTTCCCTCAGAATTTCTGGTTGGATGGGCGGCCTTACTGGCAGGGCATCCAACTCGATCAGGTTGCCTTCCCGGTAATCCTGGCCTGGAAATTGCAACGTCTGGGCGTCGATTCTAATTTTGACGACTATGAGATGGTCATGAGGGCTGCGGCTTACCTCGTGCGCCACGGCCCGGCTACCGGCCAGGACAGGTGGGAAGAAGTTTCCGGCTACTCTCCTTCGACCCTGGCGGTCAATATCGCTGCACTTATCTGCGCCACTTCTTATGCCCGGCGGCGAGGTGACGAGGCGACTGCGGCTTTTCTCGAAGACTATGCCGACTTCCTTGAATGTCATCTGGAGATATGGACGGTAACCGATCAGGGAACGCTGCTTGAAGACCTTCCCCGGCACTATGTCCGCATCAACCCGGTTTCTACGAGCGATTCCACCCCAGAAGAAGACCTTGACGGCGGTATTGTTACCCTTCACAACTGTCCTCCCGGCAGCCCAACTGATTTTCCCGCGCGGGATATTGTGGATGCAGGATTCCTCGAATTGGTGCGTTACGGTATCCGTCGCCCCGCCGACCCTCTAATCGAAAGCTCGCTTAAAGTGGTCGACAGCGTTCTCAGAGTAGAAACGCCCTTCGGCCCTGTCTGGCGCCGCTATAACCACGATGGATATGGCCAGCGTGCCGCCGGTGAAGCCTACCAGGGCTGGGGCATAGGCCGTGCCTGGCCGCTCCTGACTGGGGAGCGCGCCCATTACGAGTTAGCGGCGGGGCGGGACATCACACCGTATATCAAGGCTCTAGAAGGGTTTTCATCTTACACCGGCTTGCTGCCGGAACAGGTTTGGGATGAGGCTGACAACCCCGAAGCCGGTATGTTTCTCGGCCGGCCTACCGGCGCCGCCATGCCGCTGATGTGGGCCCACGCCGAGTATATCAAGCTTTTACGGTCCGTAGCCGACGATAGCATTTTCGATCTTATCCCGGAGGTGGCCGAACGCTACATCGGCCCAGCCGCGGTGAAGCGGCAACTCGAGATATGGAAACCCAACCGGCAGGCCCGGCGTATAGCCGCCGGTAATCGGTTGCGTGTTCAGGCATCGGCGTCTTTCAAGTTAACCTGGACTAGCGACGAATGGCAGACGGTTCAGACTGCCGAAGCCGCGGGGACTCGCTTGGGCATATTTTATGTCGATCTGATCGCCTTAGAAGGGCAGAAAGTGCCCTTCCGGTTCACTTTCTATTGGACCTCCGATGACCGTTGGGAGGGTATCGACTACGAGGTCGCGGTAGTTTGA
- a CDS encoding lysophospholipase, with protein sequence MSHIEGTFTIGRKAELFYQAWLPDNPPKAVIVLVHGLADHSSRYGNVVDHLLPKGFAVWSYDQRGHGRSPGTRCYINRFTDLTGDLDKFIGLVRQQNPGLPLFLIGHSMGALESAAVVAGHSHGVAGLVLSGLVLKTGKSISKMMVSMAGVLSTLVPRLGIQRLNCEAVSRDTSVVDGYVKDPLVFRGKIPARMGAEVIAAMSLVEAKLPSIKLPVLLLHGALDRLAEPSSSQTMYDGIASTDKKLHIFPGCYHEIFNEPCRDYVLGITSDWLNKHTPA encoded by the coding sequence ATGTCTCACATTGAGGGCACCTTTACCATCGGGCGCAAAGCTGAACTATTTTATCAGGCCTGGTTGCCCGATAATCCGCCCAAAGCGGTTATCGTCCTGGTGCACGGTCTGGCCGACCATTCCAGCCGCTACGGGAACGTGGTCGATCATTTGCTCCCGAAGGGTTTTGCTGTCTGGTCTTATGATCAGCGCGGTCATGGGCGTTCACCCGGCACGCGCTGCTACATCAACCGTTTCACCGACCTGACCGGCGATCTCGATAAATTCATCGGTCTGGTCCGGCAGCAGAATCCGGGCCTGCCCCTATTCCTCATCGGCCATAGTATGGGAGCGCTGGAAAGCGCGGCCGTCGTGGCTGGTCACTCTCACGGCGTCGCTGGGCTGGTGCTGTCCGGCCTGGTTTTAAAGACCGGTAAGAGCATTTCCAAGATGATGGTCTCAATGGCCGGAGTGCTTTCCACCCTTGTTCCCCGCCTCGGCATACAGCGTTTGAACTGTGAAGCCGTGAGTCGCGATACGTCCGTCGTCGACGGTTATGTCAAAGACCCGCTGGTATTCAGAGGTAAGATACCGGCGCGTATGGGAGCCGAGGTCATCGCCGCCATGTCCTTGGTAGAGGCGAAACTGCCGTCGATCAAACTGCCGGTGCTGCTGCTGCACGGCGCGTTGGACAGACTGGCTGAACCATCGAGCAGCCAAACCATGTATGACGGCATTGCTTCGACCGATAAAAAACTGCACATCTTCCCGGGCTGCTACCACGAGATATTCAATGAGCCCTGTCGGGATTATGTGCTGGGCATCACATCCGATTGGTTGAATAAGCACACCCCGGCTTAA
- a CDS encoding HD domain-containing protein, translated as MNRADALAAVNTKISNQNLIKHMLATEAVMRGLAEKFGEDLEDWGLAGLLHDIDLDECQGDMTVHGRMSAEMAGDLGASKGVCHAILCHGMLGEPCETLLDKALYCADPLTGLITAGALIRPEKRLSFVEAKSILKRFKEKSFAAGANREQIAKCADIGLTLEEFVGLSLRAMQGISEDLGL; from the coding sequence ATGAACAGAGCAGATGCCCTAGCGGCTGTCAATACCAAAATCAGCAATCAGAACCTGATCAAGCATATGCTGGCCACAGAAGCGGTCATGCGCGGGTTGGCCGAAAAATTCGGGGAAGACCTGGAAGATTGGGGATTGGCCGGTCTTTTACATGATATCGACCTCGATGAGTGCCAGGGGGATATGACCGTCCACGGCCGGATGTCGGCGGAGATGGCCGGTGATTTGGGTGCTTCCAAGGGTGTCTGTCATGCCATCCTGTGTCATGGCATGCTGGGCGAACCCTGTGAAACACTCTTAGACAAAGCCCTGTATTGCGCTGATCCGTTAACCGGCCTCATTACCGCCGGAGCTCTGATCAGACCGGAAAAGAGACTGTCGTTTGTCGAGGCAAAATCCATTCTCAAGCGGTTCAAGGAAAAAAGCTTTGCCGCCGGGGCGAACCGCGAACAGATAGCCAAATGCGCCGACATCGGATTGACGTTGGAGGAATTTGTCGGTTTGTCACTTAGAGCGATGCAGGGGATCTCCGAAGACCTTGGTCTTTAA